The following are encoded together in the Mumia sp. Pv4-285 genome:
- a CDS encoding DivIVA domain-containing protein has product MIWIGVVVVAVLVGAAVTWVAGRTGALAPLPSSRRDVLVPAEGELTVEDLRAVRFSWAWRGYARDEVDALLARLEHDLSSRGAESEVVEAPPAAEAADVPSEAAGDPVEERGDGGE; this is encoded by the coding sequence GTGATCTGGATCGGAGTGGTCGTCGTCGCGGTGCTCGTGGGCGCTGCCGTCACGTGGGTCGCCGGACGCACCGGTGCTCTCGCGCCGCTGCCGTCCTCGCGCCGAGACGTCCTGGTCCCTGCTGAGGGTGAGCTCACGGTCGAGGATCTCCGGGCGGTCCGGTTCAGCTGGGCGTGGCGCGGCTACGCCCGCGACGAGGTGGACGCGCTGCTCGCGCGGCTGGAGCACGACCTGTCGTCCCGTGGCGCCGAGTCGGAGGTGGTCGAGGCGCCTCCGGCAGCCGAGGCCGCCGACGTGCCGTCTGAGGCCGCCGGCGATCCTGTCGAGGAGCGCGGTGACGGCGGTGAGTGA